The genomic stretch AAATATCACAATCCTtaacctattaaaaaaaaaaaataagctgaCTCACTACAGAGCTACTACACTTAATGGATATGTAATTCAATATATGAATATGTACTCTCTTCTCCAGCACACTCCTGGACCAGCCAGCTGTCTGAGTGCACTGGTTTCTCTCAAGAAGACCTCTTGCCCTGCATGCTGAGCCTCCACCAAAAGTGGTAATGGTTTTGGGACTCTTTGAGGGGACACATGAGTACTTGGATTCCAGTTCTGGCAAATGTGCTGCACCTGTACAGTCAGCCCTTCCCAGTGAAGGAAGGGCCTTTGGTTAGCTGCCTCGCTCCCCTGCCACAAGGCACTAAGGTCCAGTTCAGGGACAGCTGTTCTATTTCTGCCAGCTGGTCTGGCCCTGGGTCACAGAAAACAGGGACAGAAAAGGAATTAGATGTTCACATGCTTAGAAGCCACCAGGTGTCCTGATGAAGCTGCTGAAACACCAACTCCCTTAGCACAGCACTGAGCAACAGAGGAAAATGATCTAACTTGGCTGGGTTTCTTTCTTCTACTGTTTCATAGAATCCATTGTAAGATAGGGGTTTCAATCTTTCTTTCCAGCTTCCATGACGATGTCCCCAAGGATTACAGGCAGGTGTCCCTCATGGCAGTAAAGCAGCGATTTGAAGATGAGCGCTATGAAGAAATTGGCAAAGAACAGGTGGGTGAGCTGTGGCTACATCTGCTGCTGGCTGACACTCAcggcagagctgctgtcccaTGGCAGGCTGTGTGAATAAAGTGagagttttaaaaattgagTTGCAGGGACTCTTAACTGATGTTTGAGTGCCGGTGGGAAGAACTCACTGGGATAGATTTCTCCTAGAAAATAAATAGTGCCCTTCTGGCTATTTAGTTCTCATAAGAATCTCATGGCTGAATTCCTACAGGTGctttgacttttaaaaatctgtttatttatttatttaatattttaggtTATGAGttacagccagctctgctcattGTTGGGTGTAAAACAGAAGGACCCAGAGCCCAGTCCCTTGCACAGGAACGTAGTGGAAATTCAGACTTTCCTCAGCTCTCCCTCTGGAAAGAGAGCTAAAAGGTAAGTATAACTCATGGCTGTCAGCAGGTCTGAAGATCAGCCAGagcctttcctcctctctggtACCCTCAGGTTTCATTCCTGAATACAATCTGTTTTCCTGTCACCATCCTGACATACCTATtaaaagagctggaaaagacTTAGATTTTGACGTACGATTTCTGGGGTGTTTTGCTacaggaggagggaagacaGCATTCAGGATGACAGAGGCAGCTTTGTGACTAcacccacagcagagctgtcctcTCAGGAAGAAAGTCTGCTGGATAACTTCCTTGACTGGAGTTTAGATTCCTGCTCTGGTTATGAAGGTGATCAGGAAAGTGAAGGCGAGCGAGAAGGAGATGGTGAGCAGTTTATTCTTATAAAAAGCAGCCAAGAGGATTAAACCtgtcttttcatttttgcttaAAACTGTTTCTCAGGCACCAGATGCCTAAACTTTCAGCTGAAGACCAGGTGGAAAaactcttccccttcccccgTGGTTATAATTGTTAAACTCTCTCAGAGGTATCTTATCTGTTCTTTCTCTGCACTGCTTCAGAACATGAGGAGGGGTTTTGTATTTGCTCAGCGTTTCAAAGCCAGGCTGTTTGCAGTGCACCAAATGTGATGAATGAGCCACTGTCTTAGAAACACTAATTAGCTGTTGGGTTTTGCTGACCCTGGGTCTGGCTGCTCATTTTCTAACAGCTCTTAGTACCTGTTCAAATAGTCTGGGGGAAGAAAAGATGCTGTGTGAATAGAGGGTGAACTTAGTGCCCTGCCCTCCAGGTGTAAACAGCCAGAAGGCTGACTCTTGCTtggcttttttctgtttgactCTGTGCTGAGTGCCTGCTTGGTTCTGCTTGGGGACAAACTAAGGTTTCTCTTTTCCCATCCTGCAGTGACCAGCCCCAGTGGGATCCTGGATGTGACAGTGCTGTACCTGGACCCTGCAGAGCACTGTGGCCAGGACTCCAGTGATGAGGACAGCCTGCCCGGGGAGTGGGATGGCTCTGGGGCACCCCAAAGGGAgggggagctgccaggggcaTATCTCACCCCAAGGAATCCCAACCAAGAGGGGAGCTCAGGCTACTCTTCTGTCAACACTGCCAGTCCTACATCTTCTGTTGAAGGCAGCCCTGGAGTTCCTCCCAAACCTACCTCAGCACTGCCCCACGGCAATTCTATGAACAGGGAGCCATGCCAGCCCCACTACCTGCACAGGAGGCAAGTCAAGAGAAAAAACATGGCAGAACACACTGAAGAAAGGCTGAACTTGGCCTTCTTAAGCCTCTGATTTCTTCGTGCTTTTAACTTTACCAGGATTTCTAGAAACTATTTCTGTTGCAGTCATACAGGGATGATAGTGAATAATTGTAAATACCTCCAAAATACCTTCCCTTCAGCCTTGTCTATCTTGTACAGCTGGGCTATTTCCTCCATTCACAGCTGTCTTTTTATGTATCCCCTATTGCCTGATCCTCTGCTAAGGTTCTGCTCTCTTTAAGAAATTCATAGCCCAGTTTTATCATCCTTCTTAGTGATAGAAAATAACTGTCCTGTCCCTTGCTTTCTCTGAGGCCTGGCACTATGAAATGAATTGACATTGGTTCTCAAGTTTCTGAATGTAACACTATGCTTGAATCTTCCACTTGAAAGACCTATTTTGAGGTTGTGCTGCCTTTTTACTCTGTCCAGGTCTCCTTCAGCTCCTCTCTTCTTGTCTATGGCATTTGCTGCACTGACACAAGGTTTTTATTGAAAAACCCCAGAGGTAAATGAAGGCTCACTGCAGGTCTGAGCTGCTCTCTCACCTACCTCCCACATGGTTTAAACTCCATTTGCCTCTTCTCTTGTTGCCATGTTTTCTTCACCTGAAAAATCCTTCTGTGCCTTAACACATAGGAATTGGAATACCAAGGTACAAGACTTCAAAAAGATGTCACTGAAGCTAACACTGGAACTGGACTCCAGGACTGCCAATTAACTGTGGCATTGGCAACAGTTCAGCTACACACAGTGTAGTGAGTGTTTATTGActgtttttttataaaattgttTTGTTAGTAGAGATGGATCCTGGTCTTCCTTCCCCTCATTCCCTGGCCTGAGGTATGGAGAACTGCTGGGATGAAGTCAGGGCTtagctctgggctgggctgtgatgTTAGGCTGCAGTGGCACTGCCTGAAGGCTATTTACACAAATCTCACAAGGAGCACAGGGCTCAAATCACCCTCACAACCCAacagcagccccagagaggCCTTGAATCTTCCAAATAACCAAAAGCAGCCTTGGGTAGTTGTCCACAAAGTTTATTACAAAACTATGTACTGCCACTCTcattcaaaagagaaaaaatcccTGATTTAGTTTCCTGGCTCACGGTGGCTTCACTACAGTTCTCCAGCTACTGCTTCCCATAATCTGCCATGCAGCAGTCTCTTCACATTCATTTGGTACAGCAGGAGCTCAAACTTCAGCACGGGGTCACATTAACATgggaagaaaacatttaaaaaaacctctccCATTCTAAAACTGGTAAAAGTGAAAATGTATCTGGGAAAGGCCTCACTGCAGAAAGCTCTGAACTCTTCCTtggtctgaaaaaaataaaagcagaaaaggggAAGATGAATCAGTTTTAATTCCTtcccaggaggaggaaattAGGTGAAGAGCTGACTCTGCTTCTGCTGCGGGAAGCAGAGCTTTGGCTGATGCAGCCTTGCACTAAAACCAGATCTGGCTCTTTATCAAGCCTCACTCTGAGGTGTCTCATGGCTAAAATAGCAGCTGGGCACTAAAACCAGAACTTCAGGCTGCTTtctgagagagaaaagcaaaaactaCAGCCCAGAGcttcagatattaaaaaaaagaaaaaaataccagatCGTCTGAGTCTGCATTTTGTTAtcacctctgcagccctgcagctccttcagcatTTGCTTACTTAACCCTTCTTGTATTCCTTCATGGGCAAGTGTTTCCAGAGAAACTTGAGGAAACACAGGCTAAGCCTGGCTTTGTGCAGCACTGGACAGGTATCAATAGGGAATGACATGTCAGGAGGAGCAGGTTGGTTTCAGCTGGAGAAATgtcacagcccagcctgctctgtcctcacctgcctgtggcagcacagggcacacacaggagATGCCAGCACTCACCTCGGGGCACTCAGGGCACCACTCGGACATCCACGCAGTCGTAAGCTGAAGCTTTCATCTTTTGCAGTGGCTTCCTAAGGAGCTGCCGCAAGGCCGCGTAGTCAGGCTTCTGCTCGTactccagggccagcacctgctccaggtAGGTCTGCAGGGCATCTGCAAGGAAAGGGACtcactggagcagcacaggaactCCAGCTGCCAAATGGCCATTTCAGGCTGcttgtcctgcagccagctcaCCCAcgtccccaggcagctgcagagaggaaaactAAACCAAAGCTAATACAAAGCTTGAAGAATCACCAAATTATGCAATCAAATAGAATCACcaactggtttgggttggaagggaccttgaagccCATCTCCTTCCACCCCCTGAACACTTCTCAGgcatgggacagccacagcttctctgggcaacaaaATGGGATAGGAAGTGTCCTCTAGCCCCagatatttaatttctaaacccagcagcacagctgtcccTTCAGCAAGGTTCATTAAAGCAGATCATGGAAAGCAGCCCTCATTCTTATGtacagaaaacaaaggatttGTTCCCAGCCTGCCAGACAGTTCACACAACGCTTGACCACCATCACCACTGGAAGCCATTCTGAACCAGCaccccagcacagagaaagTTCTGGCTTCAGGTTCAGTCAATCCTTCATTCCTGAGTCCCACTGCCACTGAGAGCAAGCCTATACCTGGAATCGATCTCTGCCTGAAGCACAGTTGAAGAAGGCATCTCACATCCTTTCTGTACCTGGAATAGTCAGCACAGAGTCCTGTCAGAAGGAGAAGCAATGGAGCAAGCACCTGAACATCTGTTATTGACAACagggacaaaaaaaatccccaaaaggcTGAATTCAGCTGGCCGTGTTCTAGATGAAGCAGAACCTGGAGTTCACCAAACACCCTGGGGCCAGGCTCAGCCTTGGCTGTGGGATATGCCACACCCCAACAGTGTATCGTGACTTGGGGATTTCAGTCACAACCCCCCCTCACTGCTTTCTGCTGAGCATTTCCCAGAATAATAGATGATTTCTCCTACCTTTCTTTCTGTTCCACCACAGCTTTTACTTTGTCCAGCTCATCAGACCAAGGCAAAGTGCCACAGAGCCATTTCAGAAGACAGTAGCCCAGAGATTCCAAGTCACTCCGTCGAGATGGTCCTGATGGGAAACACAAGACATTCACATGTCACTTGTGAAAGGGCAGAAGTAAAGAAATTCAGGAGCTTTATGAGGATGTGCTCTAGGGTATCAATACTCCTGGGAGCCTGCTAACACAGTTCAGAAATCACCTCCCAGCATCTAGAGGAAGATTTCCTGAACACTCTGAAAGAGAAGTCACATCCCAACCAGGAGAAGGACAGAATTTGCCACAGGCTGTCCAGGATAGCGTGaagtctccatccctggagagaTTTAAAAGtcatgtagatgtggcacttggaaaCTTGGGTTAGTGGtgaccttggcagtgctgggtttgcagctggactcaatgatcttaaaggtcttttcaaCAAaagtgattctatgatttaaatgcttttccagCTCTCATTGCTTCAAGGtcagagcacagcctgctgcaAATCTGTTTTGGACAGGGATCCTGTCTGGCTTGAAAAAGATCCCTGCTAAGCCAGCACGAAAGGCCCTGTTTTCTATTCCCCACACGCCTGCAGCAGCCAAGGCTCCAGATGGAGCAGGAACATCCCTGCTGCAATCACTGAATGACCTGGCAAGTCCCAACACAGCAGCCATCAGGAGGCAGGAGTGAACAGCCCAAAGAGGAACCCAGTTCCTGGTGCCTGTGAATgcctggaaagcagcagtgccagcaacGCCAGCAGGGAGCCCAAGCTCCAGGGAGCACCACCACAAAAGCAGCCGCAGCACGTGTCACAAACCCAGACCCACCTGAGCCCTTGTGGCTGTCCAGGCTGATGAACTCCACCGTGCCCTCATGGGGGGTCCTGCTGCCCTCACGCTGAGCCACGTGCTTGCCCCCGGGGCAGTAGCGGAACGCGAAGCTGTAGCCAGCGAGGGtcacctgcagggcagcacagagcacccACCTGAGTGCAGAGCAGCCCCCtgggctgccccacagctcctgcctgagcactgtccagcctgctctgctgccctgcccaaggcagggacCTGGAGGCTGCCTTATCCCAAGtcacaatcccagctccagtgccctttcctggcagcactgctcctgctccctaCCTGTGTGAGGTCTGCTGGGTTCAAATAGATGTTCTCAGCAGTGATGTCCCCATGCACATACTCATTCTCATGAATGTACTCCAGGCAGTCTAGCTGAGAATAAACAGGGGGAGCATATCAGATCCAtgcaggctcctgcagcaccctggcTGTCACTGAGCTggaccttccccagctccctgtaGCCATGTGGATGAGCACTAAAAACACCACGTCTCACAGCCTTCAAGTTCAAAGGTCAGGTTTTTCTCATTCTTCTTATCCCAAATTCCTTCAAGGTGACACACTGCTCAAAAGATGCTACAGCAGGTTTAGAGACCCCACCCAAGCCCCTGGAGTAGCTTTAAAACACTTCTGGGAGATCCAGAAGGAAGTTAGAAGTCTTTTCTGAAGAAGTCCCTTGGGAAGGATTGGTTCTCCACATACCACACGAACAGCAATCTGAAAAGCTGCCTTCTCCCTCAGCAGGTGCAGGCCGTCGCTCAGGACTGACTGAAGAGATCGCCCCAAATCAGAGAACACCAAAAACCTGCAGGACAAAAGAGCTTTGCACATTCCAGTACCTACCTGGTTTGGAGACCCTGCAACAGATACTTGCCAAGTGATCCATTGGACCCCACTTCAACTCCCAGCTGACCTGGGCAAACACTCCTTGACTTTTGATAAGAGAAAACTTCTTATAAAGGAAACAGGTGTGCTTGTCATGTGTTGCAGACACACAGCCTGAATCTCCCCTTTGTGTTAAGTGTCAAGGACCAAAATAAGGTGTCCCCGGGcctgaagggcagcagcaccaaaaGCAGTAACTTCACCAGCAACAGAAGGActgaaggaaacaaagcaaTGAGAGGCAAACCATTTAAGACACCACAGGAGCAGTGCATAAGGTCAGGAGCCCAGGGGG from Haemorhous mexicanus isolate bHaeMex1 chromosome 17, bHaeMex1.pri, whole genome shotgun sequence encodes the following:
- the VRK3 gene encoding inactive serine/threonine-protein kinase VRK3 — protein: MSGRRVRGRRGAGAGTRTRTRTQTPERPRAELSGGSPRLGLFCPQCGLAVEPAFRFCPACGGRLPAPPEEHTEPTAPAPSPPPALSPAASPSPRASAARLGPRSPRKPRPGPAVPLPADTVLTDQGGRLWKLVRLLEQGCCGLMYEAQSASGTCPQNQSYSLKLDAKDGRIYNEQNFFQRAAKAGTVEKWKKWHSVPLLGIPNCVGFGLHADSYRFLVFSDLGRSLQSVLSDGLHLLREKAAFQIAVRVLDCLEYIHENEYVHGDITAENIYLNPADLTQVTLAGYSFAFRYCPGGKHVAQREGSRTPHEGTVEFISLDSHKGSGPSRRSDLESLGYCLLKWLCGTLPWSDELDKVKAVVEQKERYRKDVRCLLQLCFRQRSIPDALQTYLEQVLALEYEQKPDYAALRQLLRKPLQKMKASAYDCVDVRVVP